The Acetonema longum DSM 6540 genome includes a region encoding these proteins:
- a CDS encoding ABC transporter ATP-binding protein, with translation MEYVVEMRDIRKEFLGIVANDAITLTVRPGEIHALLGENGAGKSTLMSILFGLCQPDRGKIFIRGQEVKIANPNVANDLGIGMVHQHFKLVHNFTVTENIILGMEPQRFGAVHIKAAAERIQELSRHYGLNVDPAAKIEDVSVGMQQRVEILKMLYRNAEVLIFDEPTAVLTPQEITELIKIMQNLAAEGKSIILITHKLKEIKAVADRCTVIRRGKYVGVVDVATASEQTMAEMMVGRQVSFIVPKGEYRPGKVLLKLEGLTVLNHARTAALKSFSLSAYGGEIVGVAGVDGNGQTELVEAITGLRKVETGHIWLDGKEITNLSVRQRIDAGLAHVPEDRQKRGLVLDYSLEDNIILEIYGREPFAKGWLLNRPAIRQYAQEVMQHFDVRSAQGVVTAARSLSGGNQQKAIIGREISLNPRVLIAVQPTRGLDVGSIEYIHRRLIAQRDAGFAVLLVSLDLDEILNLSDRIAVISHGELIGTVNADQTDEIKIGLMMAGVGKEGQET, from the coding sequence ATGGAGTATGTCGTAGAAATGCGAGATATACGCAAGGAGTTTTTAGGAATTGTAGCCAATGATGCTATCACGCTGACTGTCCGCCCCGGTGAGATCCATGCGCTTTTAGGGGAAAACGGCGCCGGAAAATCAACCTTGATGAGTATTTTGTTTGGCCTCTGCCAGCCGGACCGCGGTAAAATCTTTATCCGCGGCCAGGAAGTGAAGATAGCTAACCCCAATGTGGCCAACGACCTGGGCATTGGCATGGTGCATCAGCATTTTAAACTGGTCCATAACTTTACGGTTACGGAAAATATCATTTTAGGGATGGAGCCGCAGCGGTTCGGCGCCGTTCATATCAAGGCGGCGGCCGAGCGGATTCAGGAGCTCTCCCGGCATTATGGACTGAATGTTGATCCCGCCGCTAAAATCGAAGATGTTTCGGTCGGAATGCAGCAGCGGGTGGAAATCTTAAAAATGCTCTACCGCAATGCCGAAGTGCTAATTTTTGATGAACCCACAGCTGTGCTTACTCCCCAGGAAATAACCGAATTAATAAAGATTATGCAGAATCTGGCGGCTGAGGGTAAGTCGATTATTCTCATCACCCATAAACTCAAAGAGATTAAAGCCGTAGCGGACCGCTGCACTGTCATCCGGCGGGGGAAGTATGTCGGTGTTGTTGATGTGGCGACTGCCAGCGAACAGACAATGGCGGAAATGATGGTAGGCCGGCAGGTTTCCTTTATCGTTCCCAAGGGCGAATACCGTCCCGGCAAGGTGCTGCTCAAGCTGGAAGGTCTGACTGTGCTAAATCATGCCAGGACGGCGGCGTTAAAAAGTTTTTCCTTGTCCGCCTATGGCGGGGAAATTGTTGGTGTCGCCGGAGTGGATGGCAATGGCCAGACTGAGCTGGTTGAGGCGATCACCGGGCTCAGAAAGGTCGAAACGGGGCATATCTGGCTTGACGGGAAGGAGATTACCAATTTATCGGTTCGCCAGCGCATTGACGCCGGGCTGGCCCATGTGCCGGAGGACCGGCAAAAGCGGGGGCTGGTGCTGGACTATAGCCTGGAGGACAATATCATCCTGGAAATTTACGGCCGGGAACCCTTTGCCAAGGGGTGGCTCTTGAACCGTCCGGCCATCCGGCAATATGCGCAGGAAGTTATGCAGCATTTTGATGTGCGGTCAGCTCAGGGCGTCGTGACGGCCGCCCGTTCGCTGTCGGGCGGCAACCAGCAAAAAGCGATTATCGGACGGGAAATCAGCCTGAATCCCCGGGTGCTGATTGCTGTACAACCGACCCGGGGACTGGATGTCGGCTCCATTGAATACATCCACCGGCGGCTGATAGCGCAGCGGGATGCGGGGTTTGCGGTGTTATTGGTATCATTGGATCTTGATGAAATCCTGAATCTGTCCGACCGGATTGCTGTTATTAGTCATGGTGAGCTGATTGGTACGGTGAATGCAGACCAAACCGATGAGATCAAAATCGGGCTGATGATGGCCGGAGTCGGCAAGGAGGGACAGGAAACATGA
- a CDS encoding ABC transporter permease, with protein MSFHKQKEGITLLATILLGLAAGALFMMLAGHDPLSGYKFLFRGGLMNLERVGNTLATATPLIFTGLSVAFAFKTGLFNIGAAGQMLFGGFCATAVGLTWSLDKPALLFAMTLTAMLAGALWAALPGWFKARFNVHEVVSTIMFNWMAYWLVYYLVPLYFKGSFETESRNIPLAASLRTPWLSQMFDGSYMNIGLVLALAAVAFCAFLLQRTTLGFELKAVGFNRFAAEYAGIHAGRSIVVSMMLAGALAGLGGMTLYCGYATNIQIGVLPSQGIDGIAVALLGANSPWGVLAAAIFFGVLYSGKGFMNAMTSIPPEIADTIIATIIYFAATSVLLEKFLSRLWRKQQSEEGA; from the coding sequence ATGAGTTTTCATAAGCAAAAAGAAGGGATTACGCTGCTGGCAACCATTTTGCTGGGTCTGGCGGCCGGTGCGCTGTTTATGATGCTTGCCGGACATGACCCCCTGTCGGGCTATAAATTTTTGTTCCGGGGCGGCCTGATGAATCTTGAGCGGGTGGGCAATACGCTGGCAACGGCGACGCCTCTGATTTTTACCGGTTTGTCGGTGGCTTTTGCCTTTAAGACCGGTCTGTTCAATATCGGAGCGGCTGGGCAGATGTTGTTCGGCGGGTTTTGCGCCACAGCGGTGGGGCTGACCTGGTCCCTCGACAAACCGGCTCTGCTCTTTGCCATGACCCTGACGGCCATGCTGGCCGGTGCTTTATGGGCAGCCTTGCCGGGCTGGTTCAAAGCCCGCTTTAATGTGCATGAAGTGGTTTCCACCATTATGTTTAACTGGATGGCCTATTGGCTGGTATATTACCTGGTACCGCTTTACTTTAAGGGTTCCTTTGAAACGGAATCCCGCAATATTCCGTTGGCGGCATCGCTCAGGACGCCTTGGCTGTCCCAAATGTTTGACGGATCTTATATGAATATCGGTCTGGTCCTGGCCTTGGCAGCTGTTGCGTTTTGCGCCTTTTTACTGCAGCGGACAACACTTGGCTTTGAACTGAAAGCGGTAGGATTTAATCGTTTTGCCGCCGAATATGCCGGCATTCACGCCGGCCGGAGCATTGTGGTATCGATGATGCTTGCCGGCGCACTGGCCGGACTGGGCGGCATGACCTTATACTGCGGCTATGCCACCAATATTCAGATTGGTGTATTGCCCTCTCAGGGAATTGACGGGATTGCCGTGGCGCTGTTGGGGGCCAATTCACCCTGGGGAGTGTTGGCGGCAGCCATCTTTTTCGGAGTGCTGTATTCGGGCAAAGGGTTCATGAACGCTATGACCAGCATCCCGCCGGAAATTGCCGATACCATCATTGCCACTATCATTTACTTTGCAGCTACCAGCGTACTGCTTGAGAAATTCTTGAGCCGGCTGTGGCGAAAACAACAAAGCGAGGAGGGCGCATAA
- a CDS encoding ABC transporter permease, with the protein MWVVVQQIAPYAVAYTIPLLITALGGLYSERSGVVNIGLEGLMVVGSFAGALTIATLQGTMHGEVLWLGLLAAMAAGALFSFLHAFASISLNANQVISGTAINMIAGALTVFVGRNLTGSGNIQIVGFTRFSVPGLSDVPVVGKLFFTNTYPTTWLVLLILLISYYVLYKTVFGLRLRACGEHPHAADAAGINVYRIRYLAVAISGAMSGLGGAIILTTYSGEFNGTVFGLGFLALAALIFGQWKPLGILGATVFFGFASTVANVAQVSPVLAQIPGLILKIFPYVITLLALVLFSKSSQPPRASGEPFEHGKR; encoded by the coding sequence ATGTGGGTGGTTGTTCAGCAAATCGCACCCTACGCAGTGGCTTATACGATTCCGCTGCTTATCACGGCTCTTGGCGGCCTGTATTCAGAACGAAGCGGCGTGGTGAATATCGGTCTGGAGGGACTGATGGTGGTCGGGTCTTTTGCCGGGGCTCTGACCATTGCCACCCTGCAGGGAACCATGCACGGCGAGGTGCTCTGGCTGGGCTTGCTGGCGGCTATGGCGGCTGGTGCGCTGTTTTCGTTCTTACATGCCTTTGCCAGCATCAGCCTCAATGCGAATCAGGTCATTAGCGGTACGGCGATCAACATGATTGCCGGAGCCTTGACGGTATTTGTCGGACGCAATCTAACAGGCAGCGGCAACATCCAGATTGTCGGTTTTACTCGTTTTTCCGTTCCGGGTCTCAGTGATGTGCCTGTCGTAGGCAAGCTGTTTTTTACTAACACCTATCCGACCACCTGGCTGGTGTTATTGATCCTGCTGATTTCCTACTATGTTTTGTATAAAACGGTATTTGGCCTGCGGCTCAGGGCTTGCGGCGAGCATCCTCATGCGGCCGATGCGGCCGGCATCAATGTGTACCGGATACGCTATCTTGCTGTGGCGATTTCCGGCGCCATGTCAGGTTTGGGTGGCGCCATTATTCTGACAACCTATTCCGGCGAGTTTAACGGAACCGTGTTTGGACTGGGCTTCTTGGCATTGGCCGCACTTATATTCGGCCAATGGAAACCCCTGGGTATTCTGGGGGCAACAGTTTTTTTTGGCTTTGCCAGCACCGTGGCGAATGTGGCGCAGGTCTCGCCCGTGCTTGCCCAAATACCGGGTCTTATCTTAAAGATATTTCCCTATGTGATTACCCTGCTGGCACTGGTGCTGTTCTCCAAATCCTCGCAGCCGCCGCGGGCCTCGGGTGAACCGTTCGAACATGGTAAACGCTGA
- the spoIIIAA gene encoding stage III sporulation protein AA — protein sequence MVMKQAEGLLEQTIFPILSSRIAGLIRSVPPPMLDRMTEIRIRTGKPLCILTESSDKMLTPDGSVTVDPACAYYCSREDIAKSLQLVSRNSLYAYEQELQMGYFTVEGGHRIGVAGQAILESGQLKALKNISSLNIRIARPIPGAANIIMPYVIQGHNKVYNTLIISPPRCGKTTVLRDLTRQLSSGVSQYGFAGVQVGLVDERSEIAACYQGVPTVEVGPRVDILDGCPKAIGMLMLIRSMSPQVIVTDELGSEEDVRAVNEALHAGVSVIASIHGQNATDILHRPCSSELIRAKYFDRYVVLTDKPQVGTVGDIIAAATGEILYRQAKGVKACG from the coding sequence ATGGTTATGAAGCAGGCGGAAGGTCTTTTAGAGCAAACAATTTTCCCCATTTTGTCTTCTCGTATTGCCGGTCTTATTCGTTCGGTTCCGCCGCCTATGCTGGACCGAATGACCGAGATTCGCATTCGTACCGGCAAACCCTTGTGCATTCTGACCGAATCGTCCGATAAAATGCTGACCCCCGATGGGAGCGTGACGGTGGATCCGGCATGTGCCTATTACTGCAGCCGCGAAGATATCGCCAAATCCTTGCAACTGGTCAGCCGCAATTCGCTGTATGCTTATGAGCAAGAGCTTCAGATGGGCTATTTTACCGTGGAAGGCGGTCACCGGATTGGGGTAGCCGGACAGGCTATTTTAGAATCCGGCCAATTAAAAGCCCTGAAAAATATCAGTTCGCTGAATATCCGGATTGCCAGGCCGATACCGGGAGCTGCCAATATAATCATGCCGTATGTGATTCAAGGCCATAACAAGGTATATAATACCCTGATCATTTCACCGCCCCGCTGCGGTAAAACCACTGTGCTGCGAGATTTGACGCGACAATTGAGCAGCGGCGTAAGCCAGTACGGATTTGCCGGAGTGCAGGTGGGACTGGTGGATGAACGTTCAGAAATCGCCGCTTGCTATCAGGGAGTACCTACCGTGGAGGTAGGGCCTCGGGTCGATATTTTGGACGGCTGTCCCAAAGCGATCGGGATGCTGATGCTAATCCGGTCTATGTCGCCTCAGGTAATTGTGACTGATGAATTGGGCAGTGAGGAGGATGTGCGAGCGGTCAATGAGGCTTTGCATGCGGGTGTCAGCGTAATTGCCAGCATTCATGGCCAAAATGCAACGGATATACTGCACAGGCCTTGCAGCAGTGAGCTGATCCGTGCGAAGTATTTCGACAGATATGTGGTCCTTACCGATAAACCCCAAGTAGGTACCGTAGGGGATATTATCGCCGCCGCTACTGGGGAAATCCTCTACCGGCAGGCAAAGGGAGTGAAAGCATGTGGCTGA
- a CDS encoding stage III sporulation protein AB: protein MWLKLTGSVLIVAAGSLFGFELAKRYIERPKQIRQLMNGIRSLQSYIHYAAMPLSEAFSQAARGVAAPVSDLLTATGAIMQKDTYLTPQEAITLAVKEMRCRLALNKAEVDDLILFAANLGFMNREEQQKYCGMILSQLEKYEQEALKVKEQNVTMYRYLGVCGGLTLVILIL, encoded by the coding sequence ATGTGGCTGAAACTGACGGGCAGTGTGTTAATCGTTGCAGCCGGTTCTCTCTTTGGCTTTGAATTAGCCAAACGATATATCGAGAGGCCGAAACAGATTCGTCAGTTAATGAATGGCATACGGTCCCTGCAATCTTATATTCATTATGCGGCTATGCCCCTGTCTGAAGCATTTTCCCAAGCTGCCAGAGGGGTGGCGGCGCCGGTTTCGGATTTGCTGACGGCAACAGGGGCGATCATGCAAAAGGATACCTACCTTACTCCTCAGGAAGCTATTACCCTGGCGGTAAAAGAAATGCGATGCCGACTGGCGCTGAATAAGGCGGAGGTGGACGATTTGATCCTGTTTGCCGCCAATCTGGGTTTCATGAACCGGGAAGAGCAGCAAAAATATTGCGGTATGATCCTGAGTCAGCTGGAAAAGTACGAACAGGAAGCGTTGAAAGTCAAAGAGCAAAACGTTACTATGTACCGGTATCTGGGAGTGTGCGGCGGATTAACGCTGGTGATTCTGATTCTGTAA
- the spoIIIAC gene encoding stage III sporulation protein AC: MGFGLDLLFKIAGVGILVSVFHTALKQAGKEDMAHLCTLAGFTIVLLWVVQLLGRLFNTVQDVFKLF, encoded by the coding sequence GTGGGATTTGGCTTGGATTTGCTGTTTAAAATTGCCGGTGTCGGTATTTTAGTTTCAGTCTTCCATACTGCTTTAAAGCAGGCCGGAAAAGAAGATATGGCGCATCTGTGCACTCTGGCCGGATTTACGATAGTTCTTTTATGGGTGGTGCAGCTGCTGGGGAGGTTATTTAATACGGTGCAGGATGTGTTTAAGTTGTTTTAA
- the spoIIIAD gene encoding stage III sporulation protein AD, with protein MEILQIVGLGFVVTLLILIIRQQRPELAVQLSLTLATAIFLLILAKIQVILTVFRDLAEKANINQTYLTTMLKIIGIAYLTEFGSQVCKDAGEGAVAAKIEFAGKILVMTMAIPIIALVIDSIVRLIP; from the coding sequence ATGGAAATCCTTCAAATCGTCGGGCTGGGATTTGTAGTCACCCTTTTGATCTTGATCATTCGCCAGCAGCGGCCAGAATTAGCCGTCCAGTTAAGCCTGACGCTGGCAACTGCTATTTTCCTGTTGATACTGGCTAAAATTCAGGTGATATTAACCGTTTTCCGTGACCTGGCGGAAAAGGCCAACATCAATCAAACCTACCTTACCACCATGCTGAAAATTATCGGCATTGCCTATCTTACTGAATTTGGTTCCCAAGTTTGTAAGGATGCCGGTGAGGGTGCCGTAGCCGCTAAAATTGAATTTGCCGGTAAAATTTTGGTGATGACGATGGCCATTCCGATTATCGCGTTGGTTATAGACAGCATTGTCCGCTTGATCCCATAG
- the spoIIIAE gene encoding stage III sporulation protein AE: MKNVIVIIVMLLCFYGGSAAAQTPNDAIQEELFEGLSVEAVNRFIDQINRELNQDLPGVNPDTLRKIADQGLSLDWNNLWREIGRRFFSEISQNLNLMGKLLFLAVLCALLQNLQSSFESSTVSLLAYGICFIFLITLVLAAFYQITAVTRSSVEYMVGFMQALLPLMMSLLAGVGALTSAALFTPFMLFVISSVSVVIKDIVLPLLFLAAVVDCINYLSDKYRISNLAGLIKQGGMIVLGLTMVLFIGIITVQGVIGGVSDGLTLRTAKFATATFIPVVGKMFADTVELVMGASLVLKNAIGVLGVLVIATLCFMPILKLVSLIVIVKSTGALIQPLGAEKMAQCLENLGNNLLLVLGALLTVALMFFLSITMIIGAGNITMMMR, encoded by the coding sequence ATGAAAAATGTCATTGTCATAATAGTCATGTTGCTTTGTTTTTATGGTGGCAGCGCCGCTGCCCAGACGCCAAACGACGCCATTCAGGAAGAATTGTTTGAGGGGCTTTCGGTGGAGGCGGTGAACCGGTTTATTGATCAGATTAACCGGGAACTGAATCAGGATCTGCCTGGTGTCAACCCGGATACCCTTCGCAAAATCGCCGATCAGGGCCTTTCTTTGGATTGGAACAATCTATGGCGGGAGATCGGGCGGCGATTCTTCAGTGAAATTTCTCAAAACCTGAATCTGATGGGGAAACTGCTGTTTTTAGCTGTGTTATGCGCGCTGCTGCAGAATCTGCAGAGTTCTTTTGAATCCTCCACTGTATCGTTATTGGCCTATGGTATTTGTTTCATTTTCCTGATCACTTTGGTATTGGCGGCATTTTACCAGATCACTGCCGTTACCCGGAGCAGTGTGGAGTATATGGTTGGTTTTATGCAGGCTTTGCTGCCGTTAATGATGTCCCTTTTGGCCGGGGTGGGGGCCCTGACTTCCGCCGCTTTGTTTACGCCGTTTATGCTGTTTGTGATCAGTTCAGTCAGTGTGGTGATTAAAGATATTGTGTTGCCGCTGCTTTTTCTGGCGGCGGTGGTTGACTGTATTAACTACTTATCGGATAAGTATCGAATCAGCAATCTGGCAGGATTAATCAAACAAGGGGGCATGATCGTCCTGGGACTGACCATGGTGCTGTTTATCGGTATCATTACAGTCCAGGGAGTGATCGGTGGGGTAAGCGACGGGCTTACCCTGCGGACAGCAAAATTTGCCACGGCAACCTTTATTCCGGTAGTCGGGAAAATGTTTGCCGATACCGTGGAGCTGGTCATGGGAGCTTCACTGGTATTAAAAAACGCGATCGGCGTTTTGGGCGTGCTGGTGATTGCCACCTTATGCTTTATGCCGATTTTAAAATTAGTGTCCTTAATCGTGATTGTGAAAAGCACCGGTGCTCTGATTCAACCCCTGGGCGCGGAAAAAATGGCGCAATGCCTGGAGAATTTGGGAAACAATCTTTTGCTGGTTTTGGGAGCGCTTTTGACCGTAGCTCTCATGTTCTTTTTATCAATCACCATGATTATTGGAGCGGGGAATATTACGATGATGATGCGATAG
- the spoIIIAF gene encoding stage III sporulation protein AF, with the protein MGWITDWIKNIVFVTLFATFFELLLPSSKMKQFVRVVLGLFIMLAIINPAIELVRGGFEADDIPALGLVETNAAQVNTAAQAIVSQREKLARDIYIRDLAQQIQAIAETVDGVAKAKVRPVCDFPDNGVANLREIRVYVHTGARQKGTHINAIVIGQTERPGKAAISEQIITRIQTRLSELYQVKPGQITVMPLEE; encoded by the coding sequence ATGGGATGGATTACTGACTGGATCAAGAATATTGTATTTGTTACTCTCTTTGCCACGTTTTTTGAATTGCTGCTGCCCAGCAGTAAGATGAAACAGTTTGTGCGGGTCGTACTGGGATTGTTCATCATGCTGGCCATCATTAATCCGGCGATAGAATTAGTGCGGGGAGGCTTTGAGGCCGATGACATTCCGGCTCTCGGTTTGGTTGAAACCAATGCGGCACAGGTTAATACGGCTGCTCAGGCCATAGTCAGTCAAAGGGAGAAACTGGCCAGGGATATTTATATACGGGATTTGGCGCAGCAAATCCAGGCGATTGCGGAAACGGTAGACGGCGTCGCCAAAGCAAAAGTCCGCCCGGTATGCGATTTTCCTGATAATGGAGTTGCCAACCTCAGGGAAATCAGGGTATATGTGCATACGGGCGCGCGGCAGAAAGGAACCCACATCAATGCCATTGTGATCGGTCAGACTGAAAGGCCCGGGAAGGCGGCCATATCGGAGCAGATAATTACTCGGATTCAAACCAGGCTCTCGGAACTGTATCAGGTAAAACCAGGGCAAATTACAGTAATGCCACTTGAGGAATAA
- a CDS encoding SpoIIIAH-like family protein, translated as MLVIALKKIRMALIAIGIVVLGILLFQLVTSYQNRLPSKVDRTNAMEVTKPIVTEQAVIAIPDFFTEYRLERDKIRSERFDLLKDMMKTAQNEDAKQKAQDAIMKLVLEKQREYEMENMIKARGFQDALVLVQDNSVNAVIKTASFSREDVLQVADVIRRVTGVKSEDITISAKP; from the coding sequence ATGCTGGTTATTGCCCTGAAAAAGATCCGAATGGCGCTGATTGCAATAGGTATAGTGGTACTGGGTATTTTGCTGTTTCAGTTAGTGACGTCTTATCAGAATCGGCTCCCATCCAAAGTGGACCGTACCAATGCCATGGAAGTGACTAAACCCATTGTCACCGAACAAGCTGTTATCGCCATACCTGATTTTTTTACCGAGTATCGTTTGGAAAGGGATAAGATCCGCAGCGAGCGATTTGATCTTTTGAAGGATATGATGAAAACAGCTCAAAATGAAGATGCAAAGCAAAAGGCGCAGGATGCGATCATGAAACTGGTATTAGAAAAGCAGCGGGAATATGAGATGGAAAATATGATTAAGGCTCGGGGGTTCCAGGATGCTTTAGTTTTAGTCCAGGACAACTCCGTCAATGCTGTTATCAAAACCGCATCCTTTTCCCGGGAAGATGTACTGCAAGTGGCCGATGTCATCAGGCGTGTGACCGGCGTAAAATCTGAGGATATTACGATCAGCGCCAAGCCTTAA
- a CDS encoding Asp23/Gls24 family envelope stress response protein → MEKRERVEKTEHNDVGSIRIADEVVGIIAGLAAMEVTGVAGMSAGLVGGIAEMLGKKNLSKGVKVEVGEREAAVDLFIIVEYGVRIPDVALRVQENVKRAIESMTGLDVVEVNIHVQGVGFIQDGREEDIRVR, encoded by the coding sequence GTGGAAAAACGTGAACGCGTGGAAAAAACCGAACATAATGATGTTGGTTCGATACGGATAGCTGATGAAGTAGTTGGCATCATTGCCGGATTGGCGGCTATGGAAGTAACCGGAGTGGCCGGAATGAGCGCCGGCTTGGTGGGTGGAATCGCCGAAATGCTGGGCAAAAAAAATCTGTCTAAGGGAGTGAAAGTAGAGGTAGGGGAAAGGGAAGCCGCGGTCGATTTATTTATTATCGTTGAATATGGCGTTCGCATCCCTGACGTGGCTCTGCGCGTGCAGGAAAATGTAAAACGAGCGATTGAATCCATGACAGGGCTGGATGTGGTGGAAGTGAATATCCATGTGCAAGGCGTAGGCTTTATTCAGGACGGAAGAGAAGAAGATATCCGCGTACGTTAG
- the amaP gene encoding alkaline shock response membrane anchor protein AmaP: protein MGILDRIILTIYTFLLTVLSLGVILLSLRLIPLQWVWTSVDQIYGHWETGLMGAVFFLVSVRLLLAGVRSQRSRHAILHHTDLGDVHISIYSIENLVEKTARRIRGIRNVNVTVGYGKQGLEVDVKAVVSPDSNIPAVTHEMQQQIYDAIKNTVGVDTVDIRIIVKNISNDFRSRHRVE, encoded by the coding sequence ATGGGCATCTTAGACCGGATCATTTTGACGATTTATACATTTCTTTTAACAGTCTTATCCCTGGGCGTAATTCTACTGTCATTACGCCTTATTCCTTTGCAATGGGTATGGACAAGCGTTGACCAGATCTATGGACATTGGGAAACCGGCCTGATGGGAGCAGTGTTCTTTTTAGTGAGCGTACGGTTGCTGCTGGCCGGTGTTCGTTCACAGCGATCCAGACATGCCATCCTGCATCATACAGATCTGGGCGATGTCCATATTTCGATTTACTCCATTGAAAACCTGGTGGAGAAAACGGCGCGTCGCATCCGGGGAATTCGTAACGTTAACGTTACGGTAGGATACGGCAAACAGGGACTGGAAGTGGATGTCAAGGCGGTGGTTAGCCCGGACAGCAATATTCCGGCAGTAACCCACGAAATGCAGCAGCAAATCTATGATGCGATTAAAAATACCGTAGGGGTAGATACTGTTGATATCAGAATCATTGTCAAAAATATTTCCAATGATTTTCGCTCAAGACATAGAGTAGAATAG
- a CDS encoding DUF2273 domain-containing protein yields the protein MDQRLFQELWKYHSGKLVGGLLGFLLGMFILWLGFFQTLFLLFCVIVGYVIGKRIDEKEDIADILDKLLPPGYR from the coding sequence GTGGACCAGAGATTGTTTCAGGAACTGTGGAAGTATCACAGTGGGAAACTGGTGGGGGGTCTACTGGGATTTCTGCTGGGAATGTTTATCCTGTGGCTGGGCTTTTTCCAGACATTATTTCTTCTTTTTTGTGTCATTGTCGGATATGTCATCGGAAAGAGAATTGATGAGAAAGAGGATATTGCCGACATATTGGATAAATTGCTGCCGCCTGGGTACAGATAG
- the nusB gene encoding transcription antitermination factor NusB: protein MSRRKAREIALQTMFQMDYNTDADPNAALDAACTEYEHVADTTRTYAHELVQGTKNHLPEIDRIIAGNSPDWKLERMAGVDRNITRLAIYEMNFGKSPLPPNVVINEAVELAKSFGTEDSGRFVNGILGSLAKKAAT, encoded by the coding sequence ATGAGCCGGAGAAAGGCACGGGAAATCGCACTACAGACAATGTTTCAGATGGATTATAACACCGACGCTGACCCAAATGCGGCGCTGGACGCGGCATGCACCGAATATGAGCATGTGGCGGATACTACCAGAACTTACGCCCATGAGCTGGTTCAGGGAACAAAAAATCATTTGCCGGAAATTGACCGGATTATTGCCGGCAATTCGCCGGACTGGAAACTGGAGCGTATGGCCGGAGTGGATCGCAATATTACCCGCTTGGCGATCTATGAAATGAACTTTGGCAAGAGCCCTTTGCCGCCCAATGTGGTCATCAATGAAGCGGTTGAATTAGCAAAGTCTTTTGGCACCGAAGATTCAGGCCGTTTTGTTAACGGCATACTGGGCTCCCTGGCCAAAAAAGCGGCAACCTGA